One window of Streptococcus troglodytae genomic DNA carries:
- a CDS encoding ATP-binding cassette domain-containing protein, translated as MIVDIKKLVKKYGNKVVINNLNLSIAEGEIYGLLGSNGAGKTTLINSIIGITAIESGEINIFGKQMNKAKSEIKNI; from the coding sequence ATGATAGTAGATATTAAAAAACTTGTAAAAAAGTACGGAAACAAGGTTGTAATTAATAACTTGAATTTATCAATTGCAGAGGGTGAAATATATGGATTATTAGGTTCTAATGGAGCTGGAAAAACGACATTGATAAATTCTATCATTGGTATTACAGCAATTGAATCGGGAGAAATAAACATTTTTGGTAAGCAAATGAATAAAGCAAAAAGTGAAATAAAAAACATATAG
- a CDS encoding alpha/beta fold hydrolase: MLGGAGGIGTELAKYISKNSHGNIALIGRREYNQSIEEKIKAINSLGGRAIYLQADITEEAQFVKTVKEINDIFGEIHGAIHSAIVLQDHTIATMQEEDLKAVLAPKVQGSVIFYHAMKNQPLDFMLFFSSTQSYIGNIGQANYAAACTFKDSYAQYIENREDFKVHVINWGYWGSVGIVSTKEYNEQLKKVGSKSIEPLEGMEIIVRVLGNNVNNVIAMKVEDYILDGIGITKKEKDKLYPVSIPSVENDIISDTIKEVEDFKIIADEKSFEEFIKFGRMLLLSKFQKMGVFVKKEEIWSYTELKYRLGIVSKYEKMLHALLNIMKLAGFIQIKDDKIQVTDKIENEDTLTYISNVEKIKDKLMYRYPDIADHINLIWVCVNAYDKVLSGKENYLSVMFPKGSMKLVEKIYGGNELTNYFNRLVAKTLKFYLVHRLATESDGYVNILELGAGTGGTSKFVLKEIEQYAKNIMYMYTDKSIQFCLESQQHFSSQYPFVKFNSLDIEKNPLKQGYKEGGYDFIFASNVLHATKSIITTVVNAKKLLKKRGILVINETTEFQDFTTLTFGITDGWWRFEDGKLRISDSPLLSLESWEKVLIEAGFVNVKYIGLPSKEERKSGQHVIIAESNGYNRYKPINVIQSEDDNSDENKETWIELINVYQNSEDERFTYFWKNYKDNKYNSLKTERIQFRKKYRNLNKNEIMHMLVDIEENTKIEVVVAGKGKPILLISGFGFSAFQWKEQFNYLSEEYMLININYPGMGLSDSISDFTYEGISKVFIEVLNLLGIQSEISVVGSSWGGIIAQTIAKEYSDKVKKLILVGAFSEYMQSRENSLRDSLKKDFTNIGEIERYEKLQLNQYMDMDISTKYNIFSKNNFSTENISPYVTVPTTMIKGTEDLVVSKENSQRLLELLPNAELFNIKNAGHLPNYTNFEEFNDFLKKYVKMY; encoded by the coding sequence ATTTTAGGTGGTGCAGGAGGAATCGGAACAGAATTGGCAAAATATATTTCTAAGAACTCACATGGCAACATAGCACTTATTGGAAGAAGAGAATATAATCAAAGCATTGAAGAGAAAATTAAGGCTATTAATTCATTAGGCGGTCGAGCTATTTATTTACAAGCAGATATAACAGAAGAAGCACAATTTGTTAAAACAGTAAAAGAAATCAATGATATATTTGGAGAAATTCATGGTGCTATTCATTCAGCTATTGTTTTGCAAGATCATACGATTGCCACTATGCAAGAAGAAGATTTGAAGGCTGTATTGGCTCCAAAGGTACAAGGAAGTGTAATATTTTATCATGCCATGAAAAATCAGCCATTAGATTTTATGTTATTTTTCTCTTCTACCCAATCTTATATTGGTAATATTGGACAAGCTAATTATGCTGCAGCATGTACATTTAAGGATTCCTATGCACAATATATTGAGAATCGCGAGGATTTTAAAGTTCATGTGATTAACTGGGGATACTGGGGTAGTGTCGGAATTGTATCAACAAAGGAATATAATGAACAGTTGAAAAAGGTAGGTTCAAAATCAATTGAACCATTAGAAGGTATGGAGATAATAGTTCGAGTACTGGGAAATAATGTTAATAATGTGATTGCTATGAAAGTTGAAGATTATATTTTAGATGGTATTGGAATAACAAAGAAAGAAAAAGATAAACTTTATCCTGTAAGTATACCATCAGTAGAAAACGATATTATCTCAGATACTATAAAAGAGGTTGAAGACTTTAAAATAATAGCAGATGAAAAATCATTTGAAGAATTTATTAAATTTGGAAGAATGTTACTACTAAGCAAATTTCAGAAAATGGGAGTATTTGTTAAAAAAGAAGAAATCTGGAGTTACACTGAACTAAAATATAGATTAGGCATTGTATCAAAATACGAGAAGATGCTTCATGCATTGCTAAACATTATGAAATTAGCAGGATTTATTCAAATTAAAGATGATAAGATTCAAGTTACTGATAAAATAGAAAATGAAGATACTCTTACATATATTAGTAATGTAGAGAAGATTAAAGACAAGCTTATGTATAGGTACCCAGATATTGCTGATCATATTAACCTTATATGGGTCTGCGTAAATGCTTACGACAAGGTATTGAGCGGAAAAGAAAATTATTTATCTGTTATGTTCCCAAAGGGATCAATGAAATTAGTAGAAAAAATTTATGGGGGCAATGAACTAACAAATTATTTCAATCGGCTAGTTGCAAAAACACTAAAATTTTATTTAGTACATAGATTGGCAACTGAGTCAGATGGATATGTTAACATATTAGAATTAGGAGCTGGAACTGGTGGAACAAGTAAATTTGTATTGAAAGAAATTGAACAATATGCAAAAAATATTATGTATATGTATACAGATAAGTCAATTCAGTTCTGTTTAGAAAGTCAACAACACTTTAGTAGTCAATACCCATTTGTGAAATTCAACTCATTAGATATTGAGAAAAATCCTCTGAAGCAGGGATACAAAGAAGGAGGATATGATTTTATTTTTGCCAGTAATGTTTTACATGCAACAAAATCTATTATAACAACTGTGGTGAATGCAAAGAAACTATTAAAGAAACGTGGAATACTTGTTATTAATGAAACCACGGAATTTCAGGATTTTACAACATTAACTTTTGGTATTACAGATGGTTGGTGGAGATTTGAGGACGGGAAGTTAAGAATCAGTGATTCACCATTATTGAGTCTCGAAAGTTGGGAAAAGGTTTTAATTGAAGCGGGCTTTGTAAATGTTAAATATATAGGATTACCATCTAAGGAAGAGAGAAAATCAGGACAGCATGTTATTATTGCTGAGAGCAACGGATATAATCGATACAAACCAATTAATGTGATTCAATCAGAGGACGATAATTCAGATGAAAATAAGGAAACTTGGATTGAACTAATTAATGTCTATCAGAATAGTGAAGACGAGAGATTTACTTATTTCTGGAAAAATTATAAAGATAATAAGTATAATAGTTTAAAGACGGAAAGAATTCAGTTCCGAAAGAAATACAGAAACTTAAACAAAAACGAAATAATGCACATGCTCGTTGATATAGAAGAAAATACTAAGATCGAAGTTGTTGTTGCAGGTAAAGGAAAACCAATTTTATTAATTAGTGGATTTGGTTTCTCAGCTTTTCAGTGGAAAGAGCAGTTTAACTACCTGTCAGAGGAATATATGTTAATAAACATTAATTATCCAGGTATGGGTTTGAGTGATTCTATCAGTGATTTTACATATGAAGGAATTAGTAAAGTGTTTATAGAAGTTCTGAATTTGTTAGGAATCCAATCTGAGATTAGTGTTGTAGGATCTTCATGGGGAGGGATTATAGCTCAAACAATAGCGAAAGAATATTCTGATAAAGTCAAGAAGTTAATTTTAGTTGGTGCATTTAGTGAATATATGCAAAGTCGGGAAAATTCATTACGAGATAGCCTTAAGAAGGATTTTACGAATATAGGTGAAATAGAACGTTACGAAAAATTACAACTTAACCAATATATGGATATGGATATCAGCACTAAGTACAATATATTTTCCAAGAATAATTTTTCAACTGAGAATATTTCGCCATATGTAACAGTTCCTACAACAATGATTAAAGGTACAGAGGATTTGGTAGTCAGTAAAGAGAACAGCCAACGCTTATTAGAATTATTACCGAATGCAGAACTTTTTAACATAAAAAATGCAGGACATCTACCTAATTACACTAATTTTGAGGAATTCAATGATTTTTTAAAAAAATATGTTAAAATGTACTAA
- a CDS encoding phosphopantetheine-binding protein, whose protein sequence is MNEISVAHSKDIMYINLEIYDENGKQLAFYNRFAAKRVRNDNIKKLRDEVPFEQGEKSSKQINSSQKQEGVFKLRGYIENELRQFIALTINKLPNEVDINANFYNLGMDSTQLMQIVNKLENKHNIVLYPTLLFEYPSIYKLAKYLEAEYKETYQNIYSNVQMRPEENSEKVKVYGTDKNEVVRELLRIIGSYCNMDIKESDINKGFYDIGLDSSVLLELSKNIEMIFNIAMYPTIMFEYNTISKLADYLKNQNIEIVKVKTKEKIKKKILL, encoded by the coding sequence ATGAATGAGATATCTGTTGCTCACTCTAAAGATATTATGTATATAAACTTAGAGATATATGATGAGAACGGAAAACAGCTTGCTTTCTATAATCGTTTTGCTGCAAAGCGTGTTCGAAACGATAACATTAAGAAATTAAGAGATGAAGTACCGTTTGAACAAGGTGAAAAATCAAGTAAGCAGATAAACAGTTCACAAAAACAAGAAGGTGTGTTCAAATTAAGAGGATACATTGAAAATGAATTACGTCAGTTTATTGCTTTGACTATAAATAAATTACCAAATGAGGTAGATATAAATGCTAATTTTTATAATCTCGGCATGGATTCAACTCAATTAATGCAAATAGTTAACAAGTTAGAGAACAAGCATAATATAGTGTTATATCCAACACTTTTATTTGAATATCCATCGATTTATAAACTCGCTAAATATTTAGAGGCTGAATATAAGGAGACATACCAGAATATTTATTCCAATGTTCAGATGAGACCGGAAGAAAATTCTGAGAAGGTTAAGGTTTATGGTACTGATAAAAATGAAGTTGTAAGGGAATTGCTTCGAATAATTGGTTCCTATTGTAATATGGATATAAAAGAAAGTGATATTAACAAAGGCTTTTATGATATAGGACTGGATTCATCTGTACTTCTTGAGTTATCTAAGAATATTGAAATGATATTCAACATTGCAATGTATCCAACTATTATGTTTGAGTATAATACTATTTCAAAGTTAGCAGATTATTTAAAAAATCAGAATATAGAGATCGTCAAAGTTAAAACAAAAGAGAAGATTAAAAAGAAAATACTGCTATAG
- a CDS encoding polyketide synthase dehydratase domain-containing protein, translating into MFKDRYKFSLIVSNEDYIVRDHRLHGVCAVPGVTFLDVIIRFAKMKGFNPANVEVRKLLFLQPIVTSEEYDKKVFINLERGDHQDYWEFTIKSQKYKDGKIIDEKIFNNAKGEMHLCKDGLSNKININSLKAQAEKVYDMDDAYAFSRKGELFHYKFMKLLGNVYVSKDYLLGELHLSKLAEKYLDNFYLHPAYLDGCLSVTSILVSEHPEIQSEEAKPFIPIFVDSFKASARFKKRFMSMLK; encoded by the coding sequence ATGTTTAAAGATAGATATAAGTTTTCTTTAATAGTTTCAAATGAAGATTATATAGTAAGAGATCATAGACTGCACGGAGTATGTGCAGTCCCAGGCGTAACATTTTTAGATGTAATAATACGTTTCGCAAAAATGAAGGGATTTAATCCGGCAAATGTAGAAGTAAGGAAACTACTATTTCTTCAGCCGATAGTAACATCAGAAGAGTATGATAAAAAAGTTTTTATTAATTTGGAAAGAGGTGATCATCAAGACTATTGGGAATTTACAATTAAAAGCCAAAAATATAAAGATGGAAAAATCATTGATGAGAAAATTTTTAACAATGCAAAAGGAGAAATGCATTTATGCAAGGATGGGTTAAGCAATAAAATTAATATAAATTCCTTAAAAGCACAAGCTGAAAAAGTGTATGATATGGACGATGCGTATGCGTTTTCAAGAAAAGGAGAATTATTTCATTACAAATTTATGAAGCTGTTAGGTAATGTGTATGTGTCGAAAGATTATCTTCTTGGAGAATTGCACTTATCAAAATTAGCAGAAAAGTACCTAGATAATTTTTATCTGCATCCCGCATATCTGGATGGGTGTTTATCGGTAACTTCTATACTAGTATCAGAACATCCTGAGATTCAGAGTGAAGAAGCTAAACCATTTATACCAATATTTGTGGACTCATTTAAGGCAAGTGCCAGATTTAAAAAAAGATTTATGTCTATGTTAAAATGA
- a CDS encoding beta-ketoacyl synthase N-terminal-like domain-containing protein, with protein sequence MGIPIDQLKNNIAFNDFGVDSIIIAEIMKEIEDAFDIKIEPSILIEYSTLVSLSKFLENSISLESVLEDKSIVKEITIDDKEEKDQVLSLEFVNKTLVIKSKAENSTKNRRVSQNNSDKIAVIGMACDFPKAKNISEFWNNLNQGLDCITEVPKDRWSIERLFSTERKQGKTYSKWGGFIDGFEYFDADYFKVRSDEAQYLHPLCRLVLENSIQTLRDAGYRNEEVSGKKVGIFMGARMLENYASRNNKIVKTSVTGSAQNFIAAYLSQFLNVTGPSLVVDTACSSSLVSIYLACQSLITEESEMAIAGGVELLLDEKSFLLLSESQALSPDGKCHTFDEKANGFALGEGCGCVMLKRLDKAIQDKDHIYAVIEAATVNNDGNTMGLTTPNPKAQQAVILNAMEKANVSADSISMIEAHGTGTMIGDPIELRALTNAFKKHTSETQYCGIGSVKTNIGHLLSAAGVASFIKTVLCVYNKKMVPTLNCETPNPRLHFEESPFYPIKEVMNWKPRKGVCRAGISSLGFGGTNAHIIVSDEEVERINAENNIRTALLPQQFNKKRYWLEKKGQDNFVIEKKASNQEFFRLRPMLDIEETENMEQDKFRCMLEIVDESKEEY encoded by the coding sequence TTGGGAATCCCTATAGATCAACTGAAAAATAATATTGCGTTTAATGATTTTGGTGTTGATTCTATTATCATAGCTGAGATTATGAAAGAGATTGAGGATGCATTTGATATAAAAATCGAGCCATCAATATTAATTGAATATTCGACACTAGTTTCTTTATCAAAATTCTTAGAAAATAGTATATCTTTAGAAAGTGTTCTTGAAGATAAATCAATAGTAAAAGAAATTACTATTGATGATAAAGAAGAAAAGGATCAAGTTTTATCACTGGAGTTTGTAAATAAAACATTAGTGATAAAGTCTAAAGCGGAGAATAGTACAAAGAACCGTAGAGTATCTCAGAATAATAGTGATAAGATTGCAGTTATAGGTATGGCATGTGATTTTCCTAAAGCAAAGAATATTAGTGAGTTTTGGAATAACTTAAATCAAGGATTAGATTGCATAACAGAAGTTCCAAAAGATAGGTGGAGCATAGAACGGTTATTTAGCACAGAACGAAAACAAGGAAAAACGTATAGTAAGTGGGGTGGATTTATAGATGGTTTTGAGTATTTTGATGCAGACTATTTTAAAGTAAGAAGTGACGAAGCACAGTATTTGCATCCATTATGTCGACTTGTTCTTGAAAATAGTATACAAACGCTAAGAGATGCAGGATATAGGAATGAGGAAGTTTCAGGTAAAAAAGTAGGTATTTTTATGGGAGCACGAATGCTAGAAAATTATGCCTCAAGGAATAACAAAATTGTAAAAACGAGTGTTACCGGAAGTGCTCAGAATTTTATTGCAGCATATTTATCACAGTTTTTAAATGTTACTGGCCCTAGTCTTGTCGTTGATACAGCATGTTCGTCATCATTAGTTAGCATTTATTTAGCTTGCCAAAGTTTAATAACAGAAGAATCAGAGATGGCGATTGCTGGTGGTGTAGAATTATTATTGGACGAAAAATCATTCTTATTGCTAAGTGAATCACAGGCACTATCGCCAGATGGAAAATGTCATACATTTGATGAAAAGGCAAATGGATTTGCTTTAGGCGAAGGTTGTGGTTGTGTCATGTTGAAACGGTTAGATAAAGCGATTCAAGATAAAGATCATATTTATGCAGTTATTGAGGCAGCAACAGTGAATAATGATGGTAATACAATGGGATTGACAACACCAAATCCGAAAGCTCAACAGGCTGTTATCTTAAACGCTATGGAAAAGGCTAATGTAAGTGCAGATTCTATCAGTATGATTGAAGCTCATGGAACTGGAACTATGATTGGAGATCCAATTGAATTAAGAGCATTAACAAACGCATTTAAAAAGCATACTAGTGAAACACAATATTGTGGTATTGGAAGTGTAAAGACAAATATAGGGCATTTATTGAGTGCAGCAGGTGTTGCAAGTTTTATAAAGACTGTTTTATGTGTATACAATAAAAAAATGGTCCCAACTTTGAATTGTGAAACACCGAATCCAAGATTGCATTTTGAAGAATCTCCATTCTATCCTATCAAAGAGGTAATGAATTGGAAACCTCGTAAAGGAGTATGTCGCGCCGGTATTAGTTCTCTCGGATTTGGAGGAACAAATGCACATATCATAGTTAGTGATGAGGAAGTAGAACGTATTAATGCAGAAAATAATATTAGAACAGCGTTATTACCGCAGCAGTTTAATAAAAAAAGATATTGGCTTGAAAAGAAGGGGCAGGATAATTTTGTAATAGAAAAAAAAGCTTCGAATCAAGAATTTTTTAGACTTAGACCTATGTTAGATATTGAAGAAACAGAGAACATGGAACAAGATAAGTTTAGGTGTATGTTAGAGATTGTTGATGAGTCTAAAGAGGAATACTAA
- a CDS encoding SDR family NAD(P)-dependent oxidoreductase: MNFVDEEQGEQFINVVTNEFGEIATIVDLSDIHKNQVSSIRVQYGKIRLLQRFVKHISGNRGYIVHITNGLQQFKNNQSTLLGADIAGFVKMLGSEYGKILSKTVDIDIELDRIQDIADIVYYEVGHFGLATEICYREGKRYVTYMKELDSAKSKGFAGIRVSKDKVVVITGGTHGIGALLANKLVEKGFRKLVLMGRQLIPSKKEWSSALNSNEISNAIKTRIRLIQDLEEKGAEIRIYSGSLLDKEKVANYFTEIRNTFGEIYGVIHCAGVSNIENPAFINKSVADMKKVFEPKILGVQVLHDIFVEDQLQFFVLFSSISGVIPSLAVGNSDYAAANDFLNAYARYQNQNGYTYYKTISWPSWKSVGMGTIKSSVYKNLGFISIDNKQGLSLFRRSLKYEAVDNVIPLVVKEDFKTSDLLDNKVKLNTDRLNNDNTQIVKKKELRKVYQNKRQLYLLS, translated from the coding sequence ATGAATTTCGTTGATGAGGAGCAAGGAGAACAGTTTATTAATGTTGTGACAAATGAATTTGGTGAAATAGCCACTATTGTTGATTTATCTGATATACATAAAAATCAAGTTTCATCAATTAGGGTTCAATATGGAAAGATTAGATTGTTGCAAAGATTTGTGAAGCATATATCAGGAAACAGAGGATACATTGTACATATTACTAATGGCTTACAACAATTCAAAAACAATCAATCTACACTTTTAGGTGCTGATATTGCTGGATTTGTTAAAATGCTTGGATCAGAATATGGAAAGATACTATCAAAGACAGTTGATATTGACATTGAATTAGATAGAATTCAGGATATTGCAGATATTGTTTATTATGAAGTAGGACATTTCGGGTTAGCAACGGAAATCTGTTACCGTGAGGGAAAACGCTATGTAACATACATGAAAGAGTTAGACTCTGCAAAATCAAAGGGATTTGCTGGAATTAGAGTAAGTAAAGATAAAGTTGTTGTGATTACTGGTGGAACACATGGTATTGGTGCATTACTCGCAAATAAATTAGTGGAAAAAGGTTTTCGTAAGTTAGTTTTAATGGGACGACAGTTGATCCCTTCAAAAAAAGAATGGAGTAGCGCGCTTAATTCGAATGAGATATCAAATGCTATAAAAACAAGAATTCGATTGATTCAAGATCTTGAAGAAAAAGGTGCTGAAATTAGAATTTATTCGGGTTCTCTATTAGACAAGGAAAAGGTGGCAAATTATTTTACAGAAATAAGAAACACATTTGGAGAGATTTATGGTGTTATTCATTGTGCCGGTGTTTCAAATATTGAGAACCCAGCATTTATAAATAAGTCAGTTGCAGATATGAAGAAAGTTTTTGAACCTAAGATTTTAGGAGTACAGGTTTTACATGATATATTTGTAGAAGATCAACTTCAATTCTTTGTTTTGTTTTCTTCAATATCAGGAGTTATTCCGTCCCTTGCTGTTGGAAATAGTGATTATGCAGCTGCAAATGATTTCCTGAATGCGTATGCAAGATATCAAAATCAGAATGGATATACATATTACAAAACAATCAGTTGGCCAAGCTGGAAAAGTGTGGGTATGGGAACGATTAAGAGTTCAGTATATAAAAATCTTGGATTTATATCAATTGATAATAAACAGGGACTCTCTTTATTCAGACGTTCATTGAAATACGAAGCTGTGGATAATGTTATACCTTTAGTAGTAAAAGAAGATTTTAAGACTTCCGATCTTTTAGATAACAAGGTTAAGTTGAATACAGACCGATTGAATAACGACAATACACAGATTGTAAAGAAAAAAGAACTGCGGAAAGTTTATCAAAACAAGAGACAGCTATACTTATTAAGTTAA
- a CDS encoding KS-MAT linker domain-containing protein, with the protein MQVIVNIIHIDKSSININDTLEECGIDRINLSELLDKLSHRYSIEYTAEFYEDTISLRKISEYLYQQIRLKDAPKNDNQTEIIKQPSLRQIAYTLQNGRISMEERLAIVTNSIDDLYKKLDLYVNSEKCDEGVFYGNAENNKMHDVNKLLKGESGKSFINAMIVNRELDKLAQLYISGIVIDWGTLYETDVPFKVSLPLYPFAKERCWYEKTKVLQKDLNEKEVRPLSAFLDKNISSFTEQKYETIFRLEENKISSLFLNKQMVLMPSILLEMAWEAAEDALFGEKVQRIKKVEFNSPVVFSSDEKVLFVNLKRENQNFIYEISSDYGENNKIIYSKGVLEVVKDLGVANMRIDIDKLQKVCRQYYSKQKCYEVLDKVGYEYTPTQQFIESLKIVENKKILCEISDLSMIDDMNQIVEINPYVLETIFQSIFIAINMNQTSHEVNMVFQIKEICRFRPVANAKWIYIDGEESYVLDGYGNVLLKLEGVMTEQVEVRYSEKNTPVERIFTKGYKQVPEPEDIEEELNKTVVLLANDYSISIAEKLAIQFRKSQTVITVKNGEEFAKQKIIIT; encoded by the coding sequence TTGCAAGTCATTGTCAATATAATACATATTGATAAAAGCAGTATCAACATAAATGATACACTTGAGGAATGTGGAATTGATAGAATAAATTTATCAGAATTATTGGATAAATTGAGCCATCGTTATTCTATAGAATATACGGCAGAGTTCTATGAAGATACAATATCACTTCGAAAAATTTCCGAGTATTTATATCAACAGATTCGACTAAAAGATGCTCCTAAAAATGATAATCAAACAGAAATAATTAAACAACCGAGCCTAAGACAAATCGCTTATACACTTCAGAATGGTAGAATAAGTATGGAAGAACGACTCGCCATTGTTACGAATAGTATTGACGATTTATATAAGAAGTTAGATTTATATGTAAATAGTGAAAAATGTGATGAGGGTGTATTCTATGGAAACGCCGAAAATAATAAGATGCATGATGTTAATAAGCTTCTGAAAGGTGAGAGCGGAAAAAGTTTTATTAATGCTATGATCGTAAATCGTGAGTTAGATAAATTGGCGCAATTATATATAAGTGGAATTGTGATTGACTGGGGTACTTTATATGAAACTGACGTCCCGTTTAAAGTATCATTACCGTTATATCCATTTGCAAAGGAAAGGTGTTGGTATGAAAAAACAAAAGTATTGCAAAAAGACCTAAATGAAAAAGAAGTGAGACCTTTAAGTGCATTTCTCGATAAAAATATTTCAAGTTTTACAGAACAAAAATATGAAACAATTTTCAGATTAGAGGAAAATAAAATTTCTTCACTTTTCTTAAATAAACAGATGGTTCTAATGCCGAGTATTTTATTGGAGATGGCTTGGGAAGCAGCGGAAGATGCTTTATTTGGTGAAAAAGTGCAGAGAATTAAAAAAGTTGAGTTTAATAGTCCAGTCGTATTTTCATCTGATGAAAAGGTATTGTTTGTTAATTTAAAGAGAGAGAACCAAAATTTTATATATGAGATAAGTTCTGATTATGGGGAAAATAATAAAATAATTTATTCAAAAGGTGTATTGGAAGTTGTCAAGGATTTAGGTGTTGCTAATATGAGAATAGATATTGATAAACTTCAGAAAGTGTGTAGGCAATACTATTCAAAACAAAAGTGCTATGAAGTATTAGATAAGGTAGGATATGAATATACGCCAACTCAGCAATTTATAGAATCTTTAAAGATTGTAGAGAATAAAAAGATCCTATGTGAAATATCGGATTTATCCATGATAGATGATATGAACCAGATTGTTGAAATTAATCCATATGTTTTAGAAACTATATTTCAATCAATCTTTATAGCAATAAATATGAATCAAACATCTCATGAAGTTAATATGGTTTTTCAAATTAAGGAAATCTGTAGGTTTCGTCCAGTAGCAAATGCAAAGTGGATTTATATTGATGGAGAGGAAAGCTATGTCTTAGATGGTTATGGAAACGTGCTTCTGAAATTAGAGGGAGTAATGACGGAACAAGTAGAAGTTAGATATTCAGAGAAGAATACACCTGTTGAAAGAATATTTACAAAAGGCTATAAGCAGGTACCGGAACCTGAAGATATAGAAGAGGAATTAAATAAAACAGTAGTACTTCTTGCAAATGATTATTCAATTAGTATTGCAGAAAAGTTAGCAATTCAATTTAGAAAGAGTCAAACTGTAATAACTGTTAAAAACGGAGAAGAGTTTGCTAAGCAAAAAATAATTATTACATAA